tgacttaaaaaaaagtctacctctttttttttagtaaacatagttttctaaagccacatggtatttttttttttctggtgtctcgggtcataattttttttaaaaataggtccacccattttttttaaatgaattcTTTGCATAAATCGATCCAAggtaaaaaaattactatgtgcTTTAATTCTATTTTTCGGCTTTTTAAAATATGTCTTCTAAAAAAAATGgatagtctttttttttaaagtcacgtggcattttttttttaattaaaaaatagcctaaatgatttttttttttaaatctcgccagcgaaaagggtatattttcaccattttgtaacggcaggagtatatttgcaccattgtgtaatggcaggggtatatatacaccacttttataaCGAGGAAAATATCTGCTCTAAATAGCAAAattgaagggtatatttgcacctttgccctaaATTATATATCCAGGTCTTTGGTTGATACGGTGAAAGAAAATGGTGTTTACCTGGTCATGTTATAGACTTGAATAATTGTATTTTTAATCAGAAGGTATGCACTATGTCCAATTTGATGAGAGATTCTAAATTATACCTGACATTAACTCAAGACTAGACGTCCTTACCTTCTATGAAAAAAATACGTTCTCCTCATCAGTTGGAAGTTATTCTGTGACATAACAATTTTGTTGGTGACAATTTTACATTTAATGTATAGTATAATGtgaacaaaagaacaaagtgcACTCAAACATTCAACTAAGTGATATGATCTCTTACACAATCCCCTCTATGCCACCCTTAGAAATATGCTAGTATGATTTTAGCAAGCCTAATTTCCACTAGCAAATTCTATGAGCCGCCATCCACGTGCATCCTCAACTTCTTATATTATAAGGACTTTTTTTATGTCCCAACTAACTGACAATTCCTATTTGTTTCGTCTCCGTTTATCATTCCCCATTTTCCGATTATATCTCGTTGTAAAAAAGCTAACAAATTTAATACGAAATGGTAATCCATGGGCAAAGTGCTGGCAAATTGAGCAAATGTAGCTTTCATTCCAAGTAGTTACAAAagggaggagaagaagaaagaagcttCACCCGTGTGCTCAACGTAAAGTCTGTGTAGTTACATTAGTAGAGGCAAAAAATCACTCAAAAATCTAAATTTCATGTGATACACCATTGAGGAAGTTGAACCTCAAACGATACTTTGTTTGTCCTAACTGTCAGCTAAAGCCAGCCTCTTTTTATGAGTTTCAGTTGGCAACTTGACATCAGTGGCCAATCCAATAGCTTGAAGAAACCTCACTACATACCAAGTCATATCAAGTTGCCACCATTCTAACCCGTGCCTGGCCGAATACTCAAACGCGTGGTGGTTGTTGTGCCAACCCTCTCCAAATGCAAGCAATGCCACCCACCTATATTATACAATTATCACGATGAAGCCCCAAAAAATGGACTAAAAGAACTGAAGacagacaaataaattgaactTTTATACTCTAAAGTAAAAAACTAAAAACGCTTACCAGTTGTTCCTTGATAAGTCACCAGTGTTCCACGCCTGCTTTCCCCatacatggcttgctgaatttACCAGCCAAGTTATGTGGTATACCCACACAATTCTCACCCCCTGCACACGTAGCAAATTTAGCAAACGAATTTTCAGAATCTCATTGCACCAAATGCATAATTCAAAGGCTTTAATCACGCCAAGCTCGTTTCTAGAACTCAAAATTTTGCGTATGTTACTATCAGATAATCATCCAAGCACCAGCTTAAGTTTTCTTTCCGGACTTTGCAAGGTTGCTTTTTGAGGGTCATTCTGATCAATTCTTAAATACAAAGATACTTCAAATGTTCTTGATAAACAATTTTATTGAGCCTTCAAAGTGTTATCGTTTAAAATcatttaattatcttttgatAAACTACAAAAAAGGTCGTTGTTAATGAGTGGAAAAATAGCCAGGAAGATCGGGCCAAAAGACAAGTTGTATGGCACAGCAACAAATTCCCACGTGAAACGAGCTTGTCCTTTAGTTCATTAATGAAGAAAATAGAGGACCCTAACTGATAAAACTGCAACTTTCTTCCACAAAATTGGCTCACAACTTGAGTTAGGCGGACAGAAAGATCCAAAGCCATTGGAAGATTTGACTTATGAAGAAAATACAGTACTCTAATAGAGATGCAACAGTAGTTTTCTTCCACAAAATTGGCTCACAACTTGCCATTGGGAGATTTGACACATGACGAAGGTACAGTACAAAAAATTGGGTCACAACTTGAATTATAAGGGCGGACATATATATTGAGAGATTTGAACAGACAATAAAACTTGCTTAACAATGTTTAAATATCAAAAAGGACAAAAGAACAAGCTTATTCAAAAACTCCTAAATtgacaataaagaaaaaatgcAGAGCTCATAAGCCACACCAAcgtaaattttcttttctcattTGCACATATGATATTTCAATCTTCATAGTTGTGTATGTGGAGAATATATAAATTTCATCAaccaatttttcattttcccctTTTAAAAGCTCAACTTACCATGCCCCAGACAATGTAAGGAAATCCTCCCACTGCATACAACAGAGCTGCAAGTGCTACAGGATGAATAATATAAGTATCGCGAACAAACCGATAGAATCCTTGCTTCTCTAAATCCCCCACATTATTGGGCTTCCCAGTCTATCATAAACAAGACACAAAAACACAGAACATCAATGCTCaagatttttctctcttttataAGTATGCACATCGATTATAGGATGAAAGAATTACCCTCTCAGTAATGGTGTTGGTATCAAACATCCAACTCATGTGACTGACCCAAAATCCTTCAAGAGGACTGTGAGGGTCTTTGTCTGAATCACAAAACTGATGGTGGTACCTATGAGTACTCACCCAATCAATTGGGTTCCCCTACaatcacatacataaaccatAGTAAAATTAGAACGCCTAATACCAGAAGCAATAcattaaaaaagaaacaaaatattccctatgtttcaatttatgtggcttGATTCGGAATATGAGGGTCAAACTAATTAATGTTCGTTGTgaattcatacaaaaaaaatctttaatttttttgaaataaaattcagATATTTAGAAACTAAAATACAGTACTATGTAAGAAAATTATAGTCAAAGAAAATTATGTCAAAGaaaa
Above is a window of Lycium ferocissimum isolate CSIRO_LF1 unplaced genomic scaffold, AGI_CSIRO_Lferr_CH_V1 ctg518, whole genome shotgun sequence DNA encoding:
- the LOC132044744 gene encoding palmitoyl-monogalactosyldiacylglycerol delta-7 desaturase, chloroplastic yields the protein MALLSPPPSKPKPYPFSPLSRAIHRPAQATKNLNISCATTKLSLVNKLNCYGLEGKVRFTRRVMPIPIVNAVATPVSENGKESNFKKILLSDVVVTRPRNVLFGRKWNSLDMGSAAVVVSMHLLCLFAPFSFNWAALGIAFWLYVMTGLLGITLSFHRNLSHRSFKLPKWLEYFCAYCGVQALQGNPIDWVSTHRYHHQFCDSDKDPHSPLEGFWVSHMSWMFDTNTITERTGKPNNVGDLEKQGFYRFVRDTYIIHPVALAALLYAVGGFPYIVWGMGVRIVWVYHITWLVNSASHVWGKQAWNTGDLSRNNWWVALLAFGEGWHNNHHAFEYSARHGLEWWQLDMTWYVVRFLQAIGLATDVKLPTETHKKRLALADS